The DNA window TGACGGCCTGCGTGTGGACGCCGATGGTGCCACTGACCGACGCCTATGCGTTGCGCGGCGTGGCGCGCTACGGCCTGAATTACGGGCCACTGCGGCTGTGGGGCTCGGTGGCGTTTATCCTGGGCGCGCTGGCCTGCGGGGTGCTGGTCGATATCATCGCGGCCCGGCATCTGATCTGGGTCATTGCCGGCATGGCGGGGCTGGGCGCCGTGATCGGCCTTGGGCTTCAGCCGCTGGACCAGCCGAAGGCCGCGCCAACACCGCTTCAACCGGCGGGCGCGCTGCTCCGCGATCCCGGCTTTGTGGCGATCATCCTGGCTTCGGCGCTGATCCAGGGCAGCCATGCCGCGTACTACGCTTTCGGCTCCATCACCTGGCAGGCTTCCGGTCTAAGCGGGCTGACCATTGCGGGCTTGTGGGCGCTGGGTGTGATCGCCGAAATCGTGGTGTTCGCGCTGTCGCCGCGATTCACGCTGGCGCCGTCGCTACTGGTGGTGATCGGGGCACTGAGCGGGGTCGTGCGCTGGACGCTGACCGCGCAGGAGCCGCCGATCGCCGTCCTTGCGCTTGTCCAATTGACGCACGGATTGACCTTCGGGCTCACCCAGGTCGGGACCATGAGCCTCCTCGTGTATCGCGTCCCCGGTCACGTGATGGCGCGGGGCCAGGGCTATCTCGCGGCCTGCGGCGGCATCGTCGCGAGCAGCGCATCGATCCTGTCGGGGGCGGTCTATGCCCGCTACGGGCAGGGCGTTTATTACGTCATGGCCGCGATGGCGTTGTCAGGCGCCATCGTGATGTGGCTGGCGCGGCACAGATTAGCGGATCACCCCCAGAGCGTTGCCTCCGGCGGATAGACCAGGCTGCCGTCGTAGCGCAGGCCGTCCTTGCGGTCGCGCGCCAGCAGCAAGGGACCGTCGAGATCGACAAATTGCGCGTCCTGCGCCAGCAGCATCGCCGGCGCCATCGCCAGCGATGTGGCGACCATACACCCGATCATCAGTTCGAATCCAAGCGCACGCGCGGCGTCCGCCATCGCCATCGCCTCCGTGAGGCCACCTGTCTTGTCGAGCTTGATGTTGATGGCATCGTAGCGCTCGCGCAGTCCGTCGAGCGAAGCGCGATCGTGCACGCTCTCGTCGGCACAGACGGCGAGCGGCCGCTTGATGCGCGCCAGCGCCTCGTCGCGGCCGGCGGGCAGCGGCTGTTCGACCAGCGTGACGCCGACTTCACCGCATTCGGCGAGGTTTTGCTCGAGATTCTCAGGGGTCCAGGCCTCATTGGCGTCGACGATCAGTTCTGATTCGGGCGCAGCCTTGCGCACCGCGGCGATTCGCGCCCCATCGCCGTCGCCGCCGAGCTTGATCTTGAGCAGCGGCCGGTGCGCGGCCTTGGCGGTCGCAGCCGCCATCGCCTCCGGCGTTCCCAATGAGATGGTGTAGGCCGTGGTGCAGGCCCGGGGCGAGGGGCGTCCGAGCATGTCCCAGGCGCGCAAGCCCTTGGTCTTGGCCTCCAGGTCCATGAGCGCGCAATCCAGCGCATTGCGGGCGGCGCCTGCCGGCATCGCGGCTTGCAAGGCCTGCCGGTCGAGGCCTCGCCGCAACAGCTCCCGCATCGGCTTCAGCGCCGCCAGTGTGGCTTCCGGCGTCTCGCCATAGCGGGGATAGGGAACGCATTCGCCACGCCCGGTCAGGCCGCCGCAGCTTACTTCCGCCACAACCGTCACGGCTTCTGTCTTGGCGCCACGGCTGATGGTGAAGGTGCCGGCGATGGGCCAGCGTTCGATTCGGGCAGAAAGCTTTAGGGATTGGCTGGAAGTCATTTTAAGGTCTGGCAATTTCTGAACCGTATGCTTGCCCGGTGCAACCAAGTATGGCTGGTTATGGGCCGCTTCGACAAGGCAGCGGCGTGTGGGAACCTTCCTCTTCATGAATAGCGGAGAATCGGCACTGGAGCAGCGCGTGAGCGGCGACCCGACATTGGAGCGGATCGCGCAAGGCAATGGACTTGCGCTGTGCGCCGCGGGGCCGTGGATCGCTTCCTTTGCCCCGGTGCTGGAGCAGATCGTCGCCGAGGCTGAAAAGCTCGGGGGCAGCCGGCCCGACATCTTCATCGATGTGTCTGGGGTTTCCAGGCTCGACACCTTCGGGGCCTGGCTGATCGAGCGGCTTCGCCGCAGCCTGACCCAGGGCAACACCGAGGCGAAGATCGCGGGCCTTTCGGCAAACTATTCCAGCCTGGTCGACGAGGTGCGCCGGGTGAAG is part of the Bradyrhizobium canariense genome and encodes:
- a CDS encoding MFS transporter, translated to MPPESQIPIASRDMARRFAVWLRLFYGTTFGLGGTYLPFFPVWLKAVGIDPSWIGMIAAAPPVTRFTVLPFITGLAERRQSVRGAMIATAFATAVGFTLVGTQHQPLLVFLLFAVTACVWTPMVPLTDAYALRGVARYGLNYGPLRLWGSVAFILGALACGVLVDIIAARHLIWVIAGMAGLGAVIGLGLQPLDQPKAAPTPLQPAGALLRDPGFVAIILASALIQGSHAAYYAFGSITWQASGLSGLTIAGLWALGVIAEIVVFALSPRFTLAPSLLVVIGALSGVVRWTLTAQEPPIAVLALVQLTHGLTFGLTQVGTMSLLVYRVPGHVMARGQGYLAACGGIVASSASILSGAVYARYGQGVYYVMAAMALSGAIVMWLARHRLADHPQSVASGG
- the dgcA gene encoding N-acetyl-D-Glu racemase DgcA, with the protein product MTSSQSLKLSARIERWPIAGTFTISRGAKTEAVTVVAEVSCGGLTGRGECVPYPRYGETPEATLAALKPMRELLRRGLDRQALQAAMPAGAARNALDCALMDLEAKTKGLRAWDMLGRPSPRACTTAYTISLGTPEAMAAATAKAAHRPLLKIKLGGDGDGARIAAVRKAAPESELIVDANEAWTPENLEQNLAECGEVGVTLVEQPLPAGRDEALARIKRPLAVCADESVHDRASLDGLRERYDAINIKLDKTGGLTEAMAMADAARALGFELMIGCMVATSLAMAPAMLLAQDAQFVDLDGPLLLARDRKDGLRYDGSLVYPPEATLWG